GCTCCTTTACTCTTTGACCTGGTGTATGAACAAATTCTGACAATGGGAGGGCTATATCTTCATAAAAAGTCTTCATTATTGCCTCAACAACTCTCTCATCCAACCGCGTACTACTCGCATTATCCAGATAAACATTCATTTCATTTCCTCCCCAGCGTGGTTTCTTCAAAAATTTTTGTAATTCTGTTCTGAAGTTCTTTCCAAAAGGCCTCTGCAGAGCAATATTCTGAAAAAGGGCACTCTCTTTCGACAAACTCAAAACATCTTGCCAGCTTGACATCCTCCTTTAAAGCTCTCATAACTTCATATAGAGTGATATCCGAAAGCTCTTTTTTCAGCCTGTATCCACCTTCAGCACCTCTCTTAGATTCAAGAATGCCGGCCTTTACAAGGGCAGCAAAAATTTGCTCTAAGAATTTCAAAGGTATATTTTCTTTAAAGGAGATCTGCTTTAAAGTTGTACCTTCATTCCCATAAGTACTCAACCGTATCAATGCACGAACAGCATATCTTGTCTTTTGTGAAATCTTAACCATAATTTCCTATCAGTTCAGTATGAATTATAGCGGGGATCAATTGAATAGTCAAGTGACTTTACTTAATTACAAAAGACCTAAGCAGATTGAGATAAACCAGAGAAGAGAGAGTACTTACAAGAATCAAATTAGCAAATAGATCGACTTCAAACTCATACTTTTGGGTAATAGTTATCATAGTCAGTGCAACTGGCATTCCTGAAAGCAAAACAGTTATTGCCAAAGAAGTAGAAGTAAGTCCGAAAAGCCTTGCAAACACGTAGGTTACAAGAGGCAAGAGTAAAGCCCTGGGTAGAGAGAAAATAAAACCTTGCCAGATTTTTCTATATTCTCTTCCATAAAGAAAGAGGCCAAGCATAAATATGGCAATAACTGCGGTTGACTTACCTATCATGTCAAGTCCTTTATAAATCCCACCGCTAACCTTCAAATTCATTACATTGGAAAGAAAACCCAAGACTATTGAAATAATAAGCGGATTTCTTTTGAATCTGTTTATCATCAACTTAAT
The window above is part of the bacterium genome. Proteins encoded here:
- a CDS encoding AEC family transporter produces the protein VFNAYIYYVALPAFIFLELSYLPLTSETLKVIAVVTLPIVLVLALYWLFTKFLKFERRFFIILSLSTVFGSTAFFGIPYVTFSYPQKESLQLAALVASISGIVGLTTVITLLELYSAPGLKMKALIKLMINRFKRNPLIISIVLGFLSNVMNLKVSGGIYKGLDMIGKSTAVIAIFMLGLFLYGREYRKIWQGFIFSLPRALLLPLVTYVFARLFGLTSTSLAITVLLSGMPVALTMITITQKYEFEVDLFANLILVSTLSSLVYLNLLRSFVIK
- a CDS encoding Rrf2 family transcriptional regulator codes for the protein MVKISQKTRYAVRALIRLSTYGNEGTTLKQISFKENIPLKFLEQIFAALVKAGILESKRGAEGGYRLKKELSDITLYEVMRALKEDVKLARCFEFVERECPFSEYCSAEAFWKELQNRITKIFEETTLGRK